A window of the Gordonia humi genome harbors these coding sequences:
- the folE gene encoding GTP cyclohydrolase I FolE has translation MTRTDEVQTRIDGIDRGPAAIGEFDQERAEAAVRELLLALGEDPDREGLKRTPHRVANAYREMFAGLYTEPDEVLATVFDEGHDELVLVKDIPMYSTCEHHLVSFRGVAHVGYIPGESGQVTGLSKLARVVDLYAKRPQVQERLTSQIADALVRRLDPRGVIVVIEAEHLCMAMRGIRKPGATTTTSAVRGLFKTSAVSRGEALDLITR, from the coding sequence ATGACGAGGACCGACGAAGTACAGACGAGGATCGACGGGATCGATCGCGGCCCGGCCGCGATCGGCGAGTTCGATCAGGAACGCGCTGAGGCCGCCGTCCGCGAACTGCTTCTCGCGCTGGGCGAGGACCCCGATCGCGAGGGGCTCAAGCGGACCCCGCACCGGGTCGCCAACGCGTATCGGGAGATGTTCGCCGGGCTGTACACGGAGCCGGACGAAGTCCTCGCGACCGTCTTCGACGAGGGGCACGACGAGCTGGTCCTGGTCAAGGACATCCCGATGTACTCCACGTGCGAGCACCACCTGGTCTCGTTCCGCGGCGTCGCCCACGTCGGGTACATCCCCGGCGAGTCCGGTCAGGTGACCGGCCTGTCGAAGCTGGCGCGCGTGGTGGACCTGTACGCCAAGCGGCCGCAGGTCCAGGAGCGTCTCACCAGCCAGATCGCCGACGCTCTGGTTCGCCGGCTCGATCCGCGCGGGGTGATCGTGGTGATCGAGGCCGAGCACCTGTGCATGGCGATGCGCGGTATCCGCAAGCCGGGCGCCACCACGACCACCTCGGCCGTGCGCGGCCTGTTCAAGACGAGCGCGGTCTCCCGCGGCGAAGCGCTGGACCTGATCACGCGGTGA
- the dacB gene encoding D-alanyl-D-alanine carboxypeptidase/D-alanyl-D-alanine endopeptidase, translated as MGLRIALIVVLVILLAGGGVAGWWVYTHRADPIPDGTPARPAAAAVTSVIKPVPPTAPAPTASGVEAQLAEPVRDKALGEFTGQVSDPLTGQTLWSSGAADPRTPASNAKILTAAAVLLTLPLDKTITTHVVLGDDGQAILVGAGDPTLATAADGTETFYTDPARISDLAEQIGKSGVHVTSVAYATPGFEGPSMDRTWDKRDIEGGDIAPLSSLMADAGRRDPLDEYSPRTDDPAAEAGRALADALGVHSKVEQVDVPTGAETIASVTSAPLSVRVGDMMRFSDNVLAQMLSVELAEATGHEPSISGGVDAVLDALRKAGFDISDVTLRDASGLSYGDKVPAAVLDRVMSATVAGDNSAKLRSLLDTLPVAAGTGTLADRFDPDENAGAGWVRAKTGTLTGVTSLTGIVQTVDGRVLSFALMSGGTSPEDARPAIDQVAGALRECGCRG; from the coding sequence ATGGGCCTGCGAATCGCCCTCATCGTGGTCCTCGTGATCCTTCTCGCCGGTGGCGGCGTCGCGGGCTGGTGGGTGTACACCCACCGGGCCGACCCGATTCCCGACGGGACTCCGGCGCGGCCCGCGGCAGCCGCGGTGACCTCGGTGATCAAACCGGTGCCGCCCACCGCGCCCGCACCCACCGCGTCGGGGGTCGAGGCTCAGCTGGCCGAGCCGGTCCGGGACAAGGCGCTCGGCGAGTTCACCGGGCAGGTGAGCGATCCGCTGACCGGGCAGACCTTGTGGAGCAGCGGCGCCGCGGATCCGCGGACCCCGGCGTCGAACGCGAAGATCCTCACCGCCGCCGCGGTCCTGCTGACGCTGCCGCTGGACAAGACGATCACCACCCATGTGGTCCTCGGCGACGACGGACAGGCGATCCTCGTCGGGGCGGGCGACCCGACCCTGGCGACCGCGGCCGACGGAACCGAGACCTTCTACACCGATCCGGCGCGCATCAGCGACCTCGCCGAGCAGATCGGCAAGTCCGGAGTCCACGTCACGTCCGTGGCCTATGCGACCCCGGGCTTCGAGGGGCCGTCGATGGACCGCACCTGGGACAAGCGTGACATCGAAGGCGGCGACATCGCGCCGTTGTCGTCACTGATGGCCGACGCCGGACGACGCGATCCACTCGACGAGTACTCGCCTCGGACCGACGATCCGGCCGCCGAAGCCGGTCGCGCCCTGGCCGATGCGCTCGGCGTGCACTCGAAGGTCGAGCAGGTCGACGTGCCGACCGGCGCCGAGACGATCGCCTCGGTGACTTCGGCGCCGCTGTCGGTGCGGGTCGGCGACATGATGCGGTTCAGCGACAACGTGCTCGCGCAGATGCTGTCGGTGGAACTCGCCGAGGCCACCGGACACGAGCCGAGCATCTCCGGCGGTGTCGACGCCGTCCTCGACGCCCTTCGCAAAGCAGGATTCGACATCTCCGACGTCACTCTCCGCGACGCCTCCGGACTCTCGTACGGCGACAAGGTGCCCGCAGCGGTCCTCGATCGGGTGATGTCGGCGACGGTGGCCGGCGACAACTCGGCCAAGCTGCGGTCGCTGCTCGACACACTCCCGGTCGCGGCCGGAACGGGCACGCTCGCCGACCGGTTCGACCCCGACGAGAACGCCGGAGCGGGCTGGGTCCGCGCGAAGACAGGAACACTGACGGGCGTCACGTCGTTGACCGGAATAGTGCAGACCGTCGACGGTCGTGTGCTGTCGTTCGCATTGATGTCCGGCGGCACCTCCCCCGAGGACGCGCGCCCGGCCATCGACCAGGTGGCGGGCGCCCTCCGCGAGTGCGGCTGCCGTGGCTGA
- a CDS encoding MDR family MFS transporter: MTESTVGDFPGKGLTHRQILTVLAGLMIGMFLAALDQTIVSTAIRTIADDLNGYDMQAWVTTAYLVTSTIVTPLYGKLSDIYGRKPFFLAAITIFVLGSLACSMATSMYELAAFRALQGIGAGGLMTLALTTIADIVPPRERAKYQGYFLAVFGTSSVLGPVLGGLFAGADSIIGISGWRWVFLVNVPVGVIALGVVYKVLNYPQQKLKGHRTDYWGATAVAVTVAPLLIVAEQGREWGWTSTESIVCYLIGLVGLIAFIVVENKMGDEAIIPLRVFKNRIFTQGVFIAIVVGAVMFGGISMLPQYFQVLRGSSPMMAGLQMLPMVVGMMSASILSGQAISRTGHYKIFPIVGSILITAMAFLLHFVGTGTPMYLVMLAAFGLGVGLGCLMQPMMLAMQNILPMRDVGMATGTATFFRQIGGTLGVAVFFSLLFSTMGTNITSEMTEAASHPEFKTAVVEAAQSDNPKVAGFGKALAAAGQGQGPADAADTSSVMSDTTIIEQLPDAISHPIKQGFADSMDKVFLSVSILSLLSIIGTVTWTEVPLRGRGPKADESGEKPDVPAEV, encoded by the coding sequence ATGACCGAATCGACAGTCGGGGACTTCCCCGGCAAAGGCCTGACCCACAGACAGATCCTGACCGTTCTCGCCGGTCTGATGATCGGTATGTTCCTGGCGGCACTCGACCAGACCATCGTGTCGACGGCGATCCGGACCATCGCCGACGACCTCAACGGCTACGACATGCAGGCGTGGGTCACCACCGCCTACCTCGTGACGTCGACGATCGTCACGCCGCTGTACGGCAAGCTGTCGGACATCTACGGGCGCAAACCGTTCTTCCTGGCCGCTATCACGATCTTCGTCCTCGGTTCGCTCGCCTGCTCCATGGCGACGTCGATGTATGAGCTCGCGGCCTTCCGCGCGCTGCAGGGCATCGGTGCGGGCGGTCTGATGACCCTCGCGCTCACGACCATCGCCGACATCGTGCCGCCGCGTGAGCGCGCCAAGTATCAGGGCTACTTCCTCGCCGTCTTCGGCACGTCGAGCGTTCTCGGCCCGGTGCTCGGCGGACTGTTCGCCGGTGCGGACTCGATCATCGGCATCTCCGGCTGGCGCTGGGTGTTCCTGGTGAACGTCCCGGTCGGCGTCATCGCCCTCGGCGTCGTCTACAAGGTGCTCAACTACCCGCAGCAGAAGCTGAAGGGGCATCGCACCGACTACTGGGGTGCGACCGCCGTCGCCGTCACCGTGGCTCCGCTGCTGATCGTCGCCGAGCAGGGCCGCGAGTGGGGGTGGACGTCGACCGAGTCGATCGTCTGCTACCTGATCGGTCTGGTCGGCCTGATCGCGTTCATCGTCGTCGAGAACAAGATGGGCGACGAGGCGATCATCCCGCTGCGCGTCTTCAAGAACCGGATCTTCACGCAGGGCGTGTTCATCGCGATCGTCGTCGGCGCCGTGATGTTCGGCGGCATCTCGATGCTGCCCCAGTACTTCCAGGTGCTTCGCGGTTCGAGCCCGATGATGGCCGGTCTGCAGATGCTGCCGATGGTGGTCGGCATGATGTCGGCGTCGATTCTGTCCGGGCAGGCGATCTCGCGGACCGGTCACTACAAGATCTTCCCGATCGTCGGTTCGATCCTGATCACCGCGATGGCGTTCCTGCTGCACTTCGTCGGTACCGGGACCCCGATGTACCTGGTGATGCTCGCGGCGTTCGGGCTCGGCGTCGGCCTGGGCTGCCTCATGCAGCCGATGATGCTCGCGATGCAGAACATCCTGCCGATGCGCGATGTCGGCATGGCGACCGGTACGGCGACGTTCTTCCGTCAGATCGGTGGAACGTTGGGCGTCGCCGTGTTCTTCTCGCTGCTGTTCTCCACCATGGGCACCAACATCACCAGCGAGATGACAGAGGCCGCGAGTCACCCGGAGTTCAAGACCGCCGTCGTCGAAGCGGCGCAGAGCGACAACCCGAAGGTCGCGGGCTTCGGCAAGGCACTCGCCGCGGCCGGTCAGGGGCAGGGGCCGGCCGACGCGGCGGACACCAGCAGCGTCATGTCGGACACGACGATCATCGAGCAGCTTCCGGACGCGATCTCGCATCCGATCAAGCAGGGTTTCGCCGACTCGATGGACAAGGTGTTCCTGTCCGTGTCGATCCTGTCGCTGCTGTCGATCATCGGCACCGTCACCTGGACCGAGGTGCCGCTGCGCGGTCGCGGTCCGAAGGCCGACGAGTCGGGCGAGAAGCCGGACGTGCCCGCCGAGGTGTGA
- the hpt gene encoding hypoxanthine phosphoribosyltransferase: protein MARDDNALGSESGYGGDIESVLISREQIHARTVEMARAVGERYADAEEDLVLIGVLKGAIMFMTDFARALPIPSQMEFMAVSSYGSSTSSSGVVRILKDLDRDITGRDVLIVEDVIDSGLTLSWLLKNLATRSPRSLEVVTLLRKPDAMRAVIDVADVGFDVGNEFVVGYGLDYAERYRDLPYIGTLHPDVYSS, encoded by the coding sequence GTGGCACGCGACGACAACGCCTTGGGTTCGGAAAGCGGTTACGGCGGAGACATCGAATCCGTCCTGATCAGCCGGGAACAGATACACGCGCGGACGGTGGAGATGGCTCGGGCCGTCGGTGAGCGATACGCCGACGCCGAAGAGGATCTGGTCCTGATCGGCGTCCTCAAGGGTGCGATCATGTTCATGACCGACTTCGCCCGGGCACTGCCGATCCCGTCGCAGATGGAGTTCATGGCGGTCTCGAGCTACGGTTCGTCGACGTCGTCGTCCGGTGTGGTCCGGATCCTCAAGGACCTCGACCGGGACATCACCGGTCGCGACGTGCTGATCGTCGAAGACGTCATCGACTCCGGGCTGACGCTGTCGTGGCTGCTCAAGAACCTGGCGACCCGCTCGCCGCGGTCGCTGGAGGTGGTCACGCTGCTCCGCAAGCCGGACGCGATGCGCGCCGTGATCGACGTCGCCGATGTGGGTTTCGACGTCGGGAACGAGTTCGTCGTCGGCTACGGGCTCGACTACGCCGAGCGGTACCGCGACCTGCCGTACATCGGCACTCTGCATCCGGACGTGTACTCGTCCTGA
- a CDS encoding MarR family winged helix-turn-helix transcriptional regulator, which produces MPTPESIDDVFSALGKFVRIRSRSVQASAKSADGGAETAAKRALFVLRHGPIRAGELAAAMSADPSTMSRHVAQLVDDGLVRREPDPEDGRACRLVLTDDGFERVAVLAARRREAIGELVADWPDEDFATFAHLLTRFVDAVEAHSMNKDLRGDA; this is translated from the coding sequence ATGCCGACGCCGGAATCCATCGACGACGTGTTCTCAGCGCTCGGGAAGTTCGTGCGGATCCGCAGCCGCAGTGTCCAGGCGTCTGCGAAGTCGGCGGACGGAGGAGCCGAGACCGCTGCCAAACGAGCGCTGTTCGTCCTGCGCCACGGTCCGATCCGGGCGGGTGAGCTGGCGGCCGCGATGTCCGCCGACCCGTCGACCATGAGTCGTCACGTCGCGCAGCTGGTCGACGACGGACTGGTCCGGCGCGAACCCGACCCCGAGGACGGGCGGGCCTGCCGCCTGGTGCTGACCGACGACGGGTTCGAACGGGTGGCCGTACTCGCGGCCCGGCGTCGCGAGGCGATCGGTGAGTTGGTCGCCGATTGGCCGGACGAGGACTTCGCGACGTTCGCGCATCTTCTCACTCGTTTCGTCGACGCCGTCGAGGCACACAGCATGAACAAGGATTTGAGAGGCGACGCATGA
- the folP gene encoding dihydropteroate synthase, with the protein MGVLNVTADSFSDGGRYLNVDDAIRHGLALAEAGADIVDVGGESTRPGAVRVDPGTEAQRVTPVISALAAHGVQVSVDTMRASVAAAALDAGASIVNDVSGGRADADMGRVVAQSRAPWILMHWRPAGDASTEDRHFTHRVQDAGGYRDVVAEVSGELLGQVDAAVAAGVDPDLIVLDPGLGFAKSSEQNWALLHALPTLVGLGFPVLIGASRKRFLGALLAADGVDRPPAGREVATAAVSALSAAGGAWGVRVHDVAASRDAIEVAAAWRSGGQRGTHG; encoded by the coding sequence ATGGGGGTGCTCAACGTGACGGCCGACTCGTTCTCCGACGGCGGACGCTATCTGAACGTCGACGACGCGATCCGACACGGTCTGGCGCTCGCGGAGGCGGGGGCCGACATCGTCGACGTCGGCGGCGAATCGACCCGGCCGGGTGCCGTCCGCGTCGATCCGGGTACCGAGGCGCAGCGCGTGACGCCGGTGATCTCGGCGTTGGCCGCACACGGCGTGCAGGTGTCGGTCGATACGATGCGGGCGTCGGTGGCGGCGGCCGCGCTCGACGCGGGGGCGAGCATCGTCAACGACGTGTCCGGTGGCCGCGCGGACGCGGACATGGGGCGGGTCGTCGCACAGTCGCGGGCGCCGTGGATCCTCATGCACTGGCGACCGGCGGGCGACGCGAGCACCGAGGATCGGCATTTCACCCATCGAGTGCAGGACGCGGGCGGCTACCGGGACGTCGTCGCCGAGGTGTCGGGCGAACTGCTCGGTCAGGTGGACGCGGCCGTCGCCGCGGGCGTCGATCCCGATCTCATCGTGCTCGATCCCGGTCTCGGTTTCGCCAAGAGCAGTGAGCAGAACTGGGCTCTGCTGCACGCCCTGCCGACTCTGGTGGGTCTCGGGTTCCCCGTGCTGATCGGCGCCTCGCGGAAACGTTTCTTGGGCGCGCTGCTGGCGGCGGACGGCGTCGATCGTCCACCTGCCGGACGCGAGGTGGCGACCGCCGCGGTGTCGGCGCTGTCGGCGGCGGGCGGTGCGTGGGGCGTACGAGTGCACGACGTCGCGGCCAGCCGTGATGCGATCGAGGTGGCCGCGGCCTGGCGGTCGGGCGGGCAGAGAGGAACCCATGGCTGA
- the tilS gene encoding tRNA lysidine(34) synthetase TilS, with the protein MPERALIAAVRTFAAHHLDTADVCVALSGGADSLALTAASLRAGLTVHAIVVDHRLQDGSADVAETAAGQARGLGATAEVVAVTVDGDGGMEAAARDARYAALDAARRGRPVLLGHTLDDQAETVLLGLGRGSGARSLCGMRPWARPWGRPLLSVRREQTRAACTGWGLRPWDDPHNDDPRYTRVRVRGEVMPLLEDVLAGGVAHALARTASQLTDDADALDAIAAQVLATASDDGLAVEPLLAVPAAIRTRVVRAWLVSLGVRAPSHRVVSAVDALVADWRGQGPIAVGGDSATRFAVVRRQDGLTAESSPR; encoded by the coding sequence ATGCCTGAACGCGCGCTGATCGCCGCCGTCCGAACGTTCGCCGCACACCATCTCGACACGGCCGACGTCTGCGTCGCGCTCTCGGGCGGGGCGGACTCCCTCGCGCTCACCGCGGCGTCGCTGCGCGCCGGACTGACCGTGCACGCGATCGTCGTCGACCACCGACTGCAGGACGGCTCGGCGGATGTCGCCGAGACCGCCGCCGGTCAGGCGCGCGGACTGGGCGCCACCGCGGAGGTCGTCGCCGTGACCGTCGACGGCGACGGCGGGATGGAGGCCGCCGCGCGGGACGCTCGCTACGCGGCGCTCGACGCCGCGCGCCGCGGCCGTCCGGTCCTGCTCGGCCACACGCTCGACGATCAGGCCGAGACAGTCCTCCTCGGCCTCGGTCGGGGCTCCGGCGCACGGTCGCTGTGCGGGATGCGACCGTGGGCCCGGCCGTGGGGTCGGCCGCTCCTGAGCGTCCGTCGCGAACAGACTCGCGCGGCGTGCACGGGTTGGGGCCTGCGGCCGTGGGACGACCCGCACAACGACGATCCGCGCTATACCCGTGTTCGGGTCCGCGGCGAGGTGATGCCGCTCCTGGAGGACGTGCTGGCGGGTGGAGTGGCGCACGCGCTGGCCCGCACGGCGTCGCAGTTGACCGACGATGCGGACGCCTTGGACGCGATCGCCGCGCAGGTGCTGGCCACCGCGTCCGACGACGGTCTGGCAGTCGAGCCGCTGCTGGCGGTGCCCGCCGCGATCCGTACGCGCGTGGTCCGAGCCTGGCTCGTATCGCTGGGCGTGCGGGCTCCGAGTCATCGCGTCGTGAGCGCGGTCGACGCGCTCGTCGCCGACTGGCGCGGCCAGGGGCCGATCGCGGTGGGCGGAGACTCGGCGACCCGCTTCGCGGTGGTCCGCCGACAGGACGGTCTCACCGCTGAATCGTCGCCGAGATGA
- a CDS encoding zinc-dependent metalloprotease produces MDTVATSDEVDARGALPVDIDWSVAASVAKKVARPGPRVTRYTSEQAREELAEAAVRAEGPVREVTGLADGLRVPSARVVDRAGWIDAASNSMPAMLADESEPATGWSAKLSGVQAGGMLAFLSSAILGQYDPFSLDPETGEPGVLLLVAPNIIGVERQLRVVPADFRYWVCLHEVTHRVQFSANPWITGYMRDTIADLAAGDEDSVAQILARVTESVRSGKPREKGVIGLMQLLQSPEQFAAFERMLMLGTLLEGHADHVMDAVGPTHVPTVETIRKAFDARRTGPQNPLQKLIRTLIGMDAKIAQYVRGKAFVDEVVEKVGMERFNTIWTSPETLPLPGEIDDPSAWITRVL; encoded by the coding sequence ATGGACACCGTGGCGACATCCGACGAGGTCGACGCCCGAGGAGCCCTGCCGGTCGACATCGACTGGTCCGTGGCGGCGTCCGTCGCGAAGAAGGTGGCCCGTCCCGGGCCGCGCGTGACCCGCTACACCAGCGAGCAGGCACGCGAGGAGTTGGCCGAGGCCGCGGTCCGAGCCGAGGGGCCGGTGCGTGAGGTGACCGGACTCGCCGACGGCCTGCGGGTGCCGAGCGCCCGCGTCGTCGACCGCGCCGGCTGGATAGACGCCGCGTCGAACTCGATGCCCGCGATGCTCGCCGACGAGTCGGAACCGGCCACCGGCTGGTCGGCCAAACTGTCGGGTGTGCAGGCCGGCGGGATGCTCGCATTCCTGTCGAGCGCGATCCTCGGCCAGTACGATCCGTTCAGCCTCGACCCGGAGACCGGCGAACCCGGTGTCCTGCTCCTCGTGGCGCCCAACATCATCGGGGTGGAACGCCAGTTGCGGGTGGTGCCCGCGGACTTCCGCTACTGGGTGTGCCTGCACGAGGTGACCCATCGCGTGCAGTTCTCGGCGAACCCGTGGATCACCGGCTACATGCGTGACACGATCGCCGACCTCGCCGCCGGCGACGAGGACTCGGTGGCTCAGATCCTGGCGCGCGTCACCGAGTCGGTGCGCAGCGGCAAGCCCAGGGAGAAGGGCGTCATCGGCTTGATGCAGCTGTTGCAGTCGCCCGAACAGTTCGCCGCGTTCGAGCGGATGCTGATGCTCGGAACGCTGTTGGAGGGGCACGCCGACCACGTCATGGACGCGGTGGGTCCGACGCACGTGCCGACTGTCGAGACGATCCGCAAGGCCTTCGACGCTCGCCGCACCGGACCGCAGAACCCGCTCCAGAAGCTGATCCGCACACTGATCGGCATGGACGCGAAGATCGCCCAGTACGTCCGTGGCAAGGCGTTCGTCGACGAGGTGGTCGAGAAGGTCGGCATGGAACGGTTCAACACGATCTGGACCTCGCCCGAGACGCTGCCCCTGCCCGGCGAGATCGACGACCCGAGCGCATGGATCACGCGCGTGCTGTGA
- the ftsH gene encoding ATP-dependent zinc metalloprotease FtsH, whose translation MNRKKLFRNLAIVAVILLALWGWSVLRNSDREYAGIDTSVAITQLEDKNVESAQIDDREQRLRLELKKPIKVDDAEQTKVTARYPSGVMPRIFTAVQDSGAKNYQTNISEDSGIWQSILIFILPMIILFALFFFLMNRVQGGGRGGVMGFGKSKAKQLTKDMPKTTFADVAGADEAVEELDEIRDFLQNPARYQALGAKIPKGVLLYGPPGTGKTLLARAVAGEAGVPFYAISGSDFVEMFVGVGASRVRDMFEQAKENSPCIIFVDEIDAVGRQRGAGMGGGHDEREQTLNQLLVEMDGFGDRSGVIVMAATNRPDILDPALLRPGRFDRQIPVSNPDIAGRKAILAVHAKGKPIAPDADLDGLGKRTPGMSGADLANVINEAALLTAREHKNVITGEILEEAVDRVVGGPRRKSRIISEHEKKTVAYHESGHTLAAWAMPDLDPIYKVTILARGRTGGHALAVPEQDKELMTRSEMIARLVMAMGGRAAEELVFHEPTTGASSDIDQATKIARAMVTEYGMSAKLGAVRYGQEQGDPFLGRGMSGSVDYSVGVAAEIDAEVRELIEAAHTEAWAILDEYRDVLDVLAGALLEKETLVRKDLEEILSSVEKRPRITKFDVFGDRTPSSKPPIKTPGELAVERGEPWPPNPEPAKPEPAWQGTAPGDAIGVPPQYGHPQQTPQPQYGQPGQAPQYGGQPQYGQPPQYGQVPQYGQPPQYGGQPQPGQSPQGQSPNGQPQTGQQPAPGYQYPGTRPDYGAPRDWSAPGWPPEDQSGEEKR comes from the coding sequence ATGAACCGTAAGAAACTGTTCCGCAATCTGGCCATCGTGGCCGTGATTCTGCTCGCCCTGTGGGGTTGGAGCGTGTTGCGGAACTCCGACCGCGAATACGCGGGTATCGACACCTCGGTGGCGATCACCCAGCTCGAGGACAAGAACGTGGAGTCGGCGCAGATCGACGACCGCGAACAACGTCTTCGGCTGGAGCTGAAGAAGCCGATCAAGGTCGACGACGCCGAACAGACCAAGGTCACCGCGCGCTACCCGTCGGGTGTGATGCCGCGGATCTTCACCGCCGTCCAGGACTCGGGCGCCAAGAACTACCAGACGAACATCAGTGAGGACTCCGGGATCTGGCAGTCGATCCTGATCTTCATCCTGCCGATGATCATCCTGTTCGCCTTGTTCTTCTTCCTGATGAACCGCGTGCAGGGCGGTGGTCGAGGCGGTGTGATGGGCTTCGGCAAATCGAAGGCCAAGCAGCTCACCAAGGACATGCCCAAGACGACGTTCGCCGACGTCGCGGGCGCCGATGAGGCCGTCGAAGAGCTCGACGAGATCCGCGACTTCCTGCAGAATCCGGCTCGCTACCAGGCACTGGGCGCCAAGATCCCCAAGGGCGTGCTGCTCTACGGCCCCCCGGGAACCGGTAAGACGCTGCTGGCGCGCGCCGTCGCCGGTGAGGCCGGAGTGCCGTTCTACGCGATCTCCGGTTCGGACTTCGTCGAGATGTTCGTCGGTGTCGGCGCCTCCCGCGTGCGCGACATGTTCGAGCAGGCCAAGGAGAACAGCCCCTGCATCATCTTCGTCGACGAGATCGACGCCGTCGGCCGCCAGCGCGGCGCGGGCATGGGCGGCGGACACGATGAGCGCGAACAGACGCTCAACCAGTTGCTCGTCGAGATGGACGGCTTCGGCGACCGCTCGGGCGTCATTGTGATGGCGGCGACGAACCGTCCCGACATCCTCGATCCCGCGCTGCTGCGTCCGGGTCGTTTCGACCGGCAGATTCCGGTGTCGAACCCGGACATCGCCGGTCGCAAGGCGATCCTGGCCGTGCACGCCAAGGGCAAGCCGATCGCACCGGACGCCGACCTCGACGGACTCGGCAAGCGCACCCCGGGCATGTCGGGCGCCGATCTGGCGAACGTCATCAACGAGGCCGCGCTGCTCACCGCACGTGAGCACAAGAACGTGATCACCGGCGAGATCCTCGAAGAGGCCGTCGACCGCGTCGTCGGCGGTCCCCGCCGGAAGAGCCGGATCATCAGCGAGCACGAGAAGAAGACCGTCGCCTATCACGAGAGCGGTCACACGCTCGCCGCGTGGGCGATGCCCGATCTCGACCCGATCTACAAGGTCACCATCCTGGCCCGCGGTCGCACCGGCGGTCACGCCCTGGCCGTCCCCGAGCAGGACAAGGAGCTGATGACCCGGTCGGAGATGATCGCTCGACTGGTGATGGCGATGGGCGGCCGCGCAGCCGAGGAGCTGGTCTTCCACGAGCCGACCACCGGCGCGAGTTCAGACATCGATCAGGCGACGAAGATCGCGCGCGCGATGGTCACCGAGTACGGCATGAGCGCCAAGCTCGGCGCCGTCCGCTACGGCCAGGAGCAGGGCGATCCGTTCCTGGGCCGCGGTATGTCGGGCAGCGTGGACTACTCGGTGGGCGTCGCCGCCGAGATCGACGCGGAGGTCCGTGAACTGATCGAGGCCGCGCACACCGAGGCGTGGGCGATCCTGGACGAGTACCGAGACGTCCTCGACGTGCTGGCCGGTGCGCTCCTGGAGAAGGAGACGTTGGTCCGTAAGGATCTCGAGGAGATCCTCTCGAGCGTCGAGAAGCGTCCGCGCATCACCAAGTTCGACGTCTTCGGTGATCGCACGCCGAGCTCCAAGCCGCCGATCAAGACGCCGGGCGAGCTGGCCGTCGAACGCGGCGAGCCGTGGCCTCCGAACCCGGAGCCCGCGAAGCCGGAACCGGCATGGCAGGGCACCGCACCGGGCGACGCGATCGGTGTGCCGCCGCAGTACGGTCACCCGCAGCAGACACCGCAACCGCAGTACGGGCAGCCCGGACAGGCCCCCCAGTACGGTGGTCAGCCCCAGTACGGCCAGCCCCCTCAGTACGGACAGGTTCCGCAGTACGGGCAGCCGCCGCAGTACGGAGGTCAGCCCCAGCCGGGCCAGTCGCCGCAGGGACAGTCCCCGAACGGGCAGCCGCAGACCGGACAGCAGCCCGCACCGGGCTACCAGTACCCGGGCACCCGACCCGACTACGGCGCCCCGCGTGACTGGTCCGCACCGGGCTGGCCGCCCGAAGACCAGTCCGGCGAGGAGAAGCGATGA
- a CDS encoding inorganic diphosphatase, giving the protein MEFEVTVEIPKGSRNKYEIDHENGKVYLDRYLYTSMGYPADYGYIDHTLGEDGDPLDAMVLLPESVYPGVIVKARIVGMYTMTDEAGGDDKLLAVPAGDPRWDHIQDVGDVNEFELKAIAHFFERYKDLEPGKSVTPGGWVGKDEASKVVQAAIERYSA; this is encoded by the coding sequence ATGGAGTTCGAGGTCACCGTCGAGATCCCCAAGGGATCGCGGAACAAGTACGAGATCGACCACGAGAACGGGAAGGTCTACCTGGACCGCTACCTGTACACCTCGATGGGCTACCCGGCCGACTACGGCTACATCGACCACACTCTCGGTGAGGACGGCGACCCGCTGGACGCGATGGTCCTGCTCCCCGAGTCGGTGTACCCGGGTGTCATCGTGAAGGCTCGCATCGTCGGCATGTACACGATGACCGACGAGGCCGGCGGCGACGACAAGCTGCTCGCGGTGCCCGCCGGCGACCCGCGCTGGGATCACATCCAGGATGTCGGCGACGTCAACGAGTTCGAACTCAAGGCCATCGCTCACTTCTTCGAGCGGTACAAGGACCTCGAGCCGGGCAAGTCCGTGACGCCGGGCGGCTGGGTCGGCAAGGACGAGGCGAGCAAGGTCGTGCAGGCCGCGATCGAGCGCTACAGCGCCTGA